In a genomic window of Sutcliffiella sp. FSL R7-0096:
- a CDS encoding ABC transporter ATP-binding protein yields MTVVRMKNIVKRYGSQLVLDNIDLNLAEGEIVGLLGPNGAGKTTLIHVLSGIIGFDSGNVHVFGKEQSSNLLDIKREIGLVTQEISLITDLSARENLEFFGGIYGLKGKELKERVDETLEFVGLKEHARKLPVKFSGGMQRRLNIACALVHRPKFLIMDEPTVGIDPQSRNHILETIRKLNGQGTTILYSTHYMEEVQNLASRVVIMDQGHVIAVGTIKELVKRIQHEEKIKMVVANPTDLLLERLHKLDGIKKVTRNHKEITVISQVGAGNLDRALSIAKDFGGILSVTAEEPTLEDVFLTLTGKSLRDGGEE; encoded by the coding sequence ATGACGGTTGTGCGAATGAAAAATATAGTGAAAAGATACGGATCACAGTTAGTATTGGATAACATAGACCTGAATTTAGCTGAAGGAGAAATTGTTGGTTTACTGGGACCGAATGGGGCGGGGAAAACGACATTGATTCACGTCTTGTCAGGGATCATCGGGTTTGACTCAGGTAATGTCCATGTGTTCGGAAAGGAACAATCATCAAACCTATTGGATATTAAACGGGAAATTGGGCTTGTGACGCAAGAAATTTCTTTGATAACAGATTTAAGTGCAAGGGAAAACCTGGAGTTTTTCGGAGGTATTTATGGTCTCAAGGGCAAAGAATTAAAAGAAAGAGTAGATGAAACGTTGGAGTTTGTTGGTTTAAAAGAACATGCCAGAAAGCTGCCTGTCAAATTTTCTGGCGGGATGCAAAGGAGGCTTAACATTGCCTGTGCACTTGTTCATAGACCTAAGTTTCTAATTATGGATGAACCGACGGTGGGAATCGATCCCCAATCCAGAAACCACATTTTAGAGACAATCCGAAAGCTGAATGGGCAGGGAACAACGATTTTATACTCCACTCATTACATGGAAGAGGTCCAAAACCTAGCATCGCGTGTTGTTATCATGGATCAAGGGCATGTCATTGCAGTAGGCACCATCAAAGAACTAGTGAAAAGAATTCAACACGAAGAAAAAATAAAAATGGTAGTAGCAAACCCAACGGACCTTCTTTTAGAAAGACTCCATAAGCTTGACGGGATAAAAAAAGTGACACGAAACCACAAGGAAATAACAGTAATTTCACAAGTTGGAGCGGGAAATCTCGATCGTGCACTTTCCATTGCAAAAGACTTTGGGGGAATCCTATCCGTCACTGCAGAAGAACCGACCTTGGAGGATGTGTTTTTAACCCTGACCGGTAAAAGCCTTCGTGATGGAGGGGAGGAATAA
- a CDS encoding ABC transporter permease has protein sequence MIVRSSYFILRRMLRNYIGMVILLVTPIALITVLGMIADDAVNESLGIPIQDEIAVTMVFAFLMFGGFYTMEYIRGDLMTSMKWRMYSLPYQAHKHAYSILISSSLFNVLQSFIIVVYTFFVYDVHWGNLAFVLLTLLTVSILIQFLFTNLVLGVNNYKTAERLGTGFGLVCLMLAEVWFPLPEGRLFHLLSTYSNPFSLGKNMIFANMTGENIDKALISFLILITSSILLAISAAYFGRRKLL, from the coding sequence ATGATAGTAAGATCTAGTTATTTTATCCTTCGCAGGATGCTCAGAAACTATATAGGTATGGTGATCTTACTGGTTACCCCGATTGCCTTAATAACTGTTTTGGGAATGATAGCGGATGATGCGGTGAATGAATCTCTTGGCATTCCTATTCAGGATGAAATTGCGGTTACTATGGTTTTCGCCTTTCTTATGTTTGGTGGCTTTTACACAATGGAGTATATTAGAGGCGACCTGATGACTTCCATGAAATGGAGAATGTACTCCTTGCCATACCAAGCTCATAAGCATGCATATTCTATTTTGATTTCAAGTTCACTCTTTAATGTGCTTCAGAGCTTTATCATTGTAGTTTACACATTTTTTGTCTACGACGTCCATTGGGGGAATTTGGCGTTCGTGTTGTTAACTCTTTTGACAGTATCCATTCTTATCCAATTTTTGTTCACCAACTTGGTTTTAGGGGTGAATAATTATAAAACTGCTGAGCGGCTTGGGACAGGATTTGGACTGGTATGCTTAATGCTGGCAGAAGTTTGGTTCCCTCTGCCGGAAGGTCGCCTGTTTCACCTGCTGTCAACCTACAGCAACCCCTTTTCCCTTGGCAAAAACATGATTTTTGCTAACATGACAGGGGAAAATATAGATAAAGCATTGATCAGCTTTCTTATTCTGATTACTTCATCTATCCTATTGGCTATTTCAGCCGCGTATTTTGGAAGGCGGAAGCTTCTATGA
- a CDS encoding ABC transporter permease → MTVFTFVFKRFFRKKSNIIFLLALPTGAAFLPSGEWPNIPIGFQYYSIVLLFLAARLGGIILEDREDKTLLRISVAPITHFQYLWQNLLAYSLILFFVNVVFVILGVLVHGNDLPEPILLFIIYTVFSMTALGFSLAWYSLFRNKEVAFSILGGFIILMAMLGGVMWPVEIMPEYFQRAVMLLPTYWVAEGTILVSYGTPVEELGVPIVVMFLFCIAFLLLGSRRRLN, encoded by the coding sequence ATGACGGTTTTCACTTTTGTATTCAAGCGTTTTTTTCGAAAGAAATCCAATATAATCTTCCTATTGGCTCTGCCGACGGGGGCCGCATTTCTTCCATCTGGAGAATGGCCGAATATCCCAATAGGCTTCCAATATTACAGTATTGTCCTGTTATTTTTGGCCGCTAGACTTGGGGGTATCATTTTGGAGGATAGGGAAGATAAGACGTTATTGAGAATAAGTGTAGCTCCTATCACCCATTTTCAGTACTTGTGGCAAAACTTGTTGGCCTATTCGTTAATTTTGTTTTTTGTCAATGTGGTTTTTGTCATTCTTGGAGTCCTTGTTCATGGAAATGATCTGCCCGAGCCGATTTTACTTTTTATCATTTATACGGTTTTTTCCATGACCGCTTTAGGTTTCTCCTTAGCATGGTATTCCTTGTTTCGTAATAAGGAGGTAGCCTTTAGTATATTAGGAGGCTTCATCATTCTCATGGCAATGCTTGGTGGAGTGATGTGGCCTGTGGAAATAATGCCTGAATATTTTCAGAGAGCGGTGATGTTGCTGCCAACCTATTGGGTAGCGGAAGGGACCATTCTTGTTTCCTACGGGACGCCTGTAGAAGAACTGGGTGTACCGATTGTCGTCATGTTCCTCTTTTGTATCGCCTTTCTATTATTAGGAAGCAGAAGAAGATTAAATTAG
- a CDS encoding sensor histidine kinase gives MMTKWNSWNSESATNLWRLLGLLFLSLLWLQKAGDEGGVILLLFLIVMTLARWRFRLPGWTVLLDQVACLMALIYWPFAAFALALPIFESMYRRQPVYFLPTLLVIFVYFDSSILVYAVFLQAALSGAILGGWAKETEKNQRDADRQRRGRYELENLKEELLMANAQGARLAELSERNRIAQQLHDDVGHELTASVLAMQAFEQLWKEGDPAASEMFTLAQQRLSNSAVYLRETVHNLKPVKELGLEGIHDICDKFTLCPVNFQVFGDTSKVPANLWTILFPTLKEALTNIIRHAKPTQVEISLDISPHILRLAVHNDGVVKDNSVQGEGVGLRNLRHRAKAVGGSISTDTTRGFLLICVLPIQNAEQRSTIYENSDCR, from the coding sequence ATGATGACTAAATGGAATAGTTGGAATTCCGAATCGGCCACCAACCTTTGGCGTCTTTTAGGGTTACTTTTCCTTAGTCTGCTATGGCTGCAAAAAGCCGGCGACGAAGGAGGGGTAATCCTTCTGCTGTTTCTTATCGTAATGACATTAGCTCGATGGAGGTTCCGGCTACCAGGCTGGACGGTCCTTTTGGATCAGGTTGCATGTCTTATGGCCCTCATTTATTGGCCATTTGCCGCATTTGCATTGGCCCTGCCGATTTTTGAAAGTATGTATAGAAGGCAACCAGTGTACTTTCTCCCGACGCTGTTGGTGATTTTCGTCTATTTTGACTCATCCATTCTGGTTTATGCCGTCTTCCTCCAAGCTGCATTATCAGGCGCAATCCTTGGAGGGTGGGCGAAAGAAACGGAAAAGAATCAGAGGGACGCCGATCGTCAACGAAGGGGCCGTTACGAATTGGAAAATCTAAAAGAGGAACTCCTAATGGCAAATGCCCAAGGTGCACGCCTGGCTGAGCTTTCAGAAAGAAATCGAATTGCCCAACAGCTGCATGATGATGTAGGGCACGAACTAACCGCCTCCGTTCTTGCCATGCAAGCCTTTGAGCAACTTTGGAAGGAAGGTGACCCGGCAGCAAGTGAAATGTTCACACTAGCTCAACAGCGCCTCTCCAATTCTGCAGTCTATTTAAGGGAAACAGTCCATAATTTAAAGCCGGTAAAAGAACTGGGGTTGGAGGGAATACATGACATTTGTGACAAGTTCACACTATGTCCGGTGAACTTCCAAGTATTTGGCGATACCTCCAAGGTTCCTGCCAATCTCTGGACTATTCTCTTTCCCACTCTTAAGGAAGCCTTAACGAATATTATTCGGCATGCCAAACCGACCCAGGTGGAAATATCTTTGGACATCAGCCCTCACATTTTGAGGTTAGCTGTCCATAACGATGGTGTCGTGAAGGATAATAGTGTTCAAGGAGAAGGTGTGGGTCTAAGGAATCTTCGTCACAGAGCCAAGGCTGTGGGAGGCAGTATATCCACTGACACCACCAGGGGTTTCTTGTTAATCTGTGTCCTTCCAATTCAAAATGCAGAACAAAGGAGCACCATTTATGAAAATTCTGATTGTAGATGA
- a CDS encoding response regulator transcription factor, with protein sequence MKILIVDDDDLVCKSLKVLLSRERDMEVIGTAHNGAEAITSCRGVVPHVVLMDIQMPIMDGIQATRQIKSEWPQVHIMMLTTFKDEKNIRLAILAGAEGYLIKSTEVSSMAQQLRALMAGSTVLDADVLRKLTQPVEQEGVEGLTPREKDIAGLVANGLSNREIAEQLYISEGTVRNTLSIILEKLQLRDRTQLAIHYLKKN encoded by the coding sequence ATGAAAATTCTGATTGTAGATGACGATGATCTTGTTTGCAAAAGCCTCAAAGTCCTCCTATCCCGCGAAAGGGACATGGAAGTAATCGGCACAGCCCATAATGGTGCCGAAGCCATAACATCCTGTCGTGGGGTAGTGCCACATGTCGTATTAATGGATATCCAAATGCCTATCATGGATGGAATTCAAGCTACACGGCAAATCAAGTCGGAATGGCCGCAGGTTCATATCATGATGTTAACGACCTTTAAGGATGAAAAGAACATCCGCCTTGCCATACTCGCCGGAGCGGAAGGCTATTTAATTAAATCTACAGAAGTTTCCAGTATGGCCCAGCAGTTGCGAGCACTCATGGCAGGCTCTACTGTATTAGATGCGGATGTGCTAAGGAAATTGACCCAGCCTGTTGAACAGGAGGGGGTGGAGGGGCTGACCCCTCGGGAAAAAGATATCGCAGGGTTAGTAGCTAATGGCCTTTCCAATCGGGAGATCGCCGAACAGCTTTATATTAGTGAAGGCACTGTTCGAAATACCCTATCTATCATATTAGAAAAGCTCCAGCTCCGTGACCGCACCCAGCTGGCCATCCATTACTTAAAAAAGAATTAA